The genomic interval TTTTGGCGGATGCAGACAAGCAGAATTTCGCTTCTGAAGTATATCCGGTTTTCAAGCCGTCCACACCGGGATAAAATTTGACCAAACGATTGGTATTGACCAGCCAGAACGGCTTGGAAGTACCCTGCCGGAGATAATCTTCGTAAATGCGCGTGAAATTGGTGATCTCCGGATGCTTCAGCAACTCTCTGGACATGATGGCAATATCATGCGCAGACGTGAAATGGCCTTCTTCCGGCAGACCGTTCACGTTGCGAAACTGTGTATCCCTCATGCCCAATGCTTGTGCGCGTCGATTCATCTCGTTGACAAAAGCTTCTTCAGTACCGCTGATATGTTCCGCCAAGGCGACGGATGCATCGTTTGCCGACGCCACTGCAACCGCTTTTAACATATCCCGCACCGTCATGCGCTCACCGGGTTCCAGATAAATTTGCGAACCGCCCATCTGCGCCGCATGCTCACTGACGCGGACAGTGTCGTCATATTTGATTCTCCCCTGATCCAACGCTTCCATCACCAGCAACATCGTCATGATTTTGGTAATGGACGCGGGCGGCAGTTTTTCTCGCCCGTTTTTCTCGTAGAGAATCGTTCCCGTATCCGCATCCATCAGGATGGCGGATCGGGCGTTGGGTGCCAAATCGCGCTCTTCCGCAAACGCGCGCGGCATCATTCCCGTGAACAACAAAGTAACCATCAAAACGGACATCACGATTCGAGATCGCATGGATCTTCCCTCCTATCCTGACTAGCTTTAGTGTGAGCGGCGGACAGGAGGATTATTCCAACACGCTGCCACTTTTAACCACGATGGTATAAATAGGTAAGATACGGGTCTTTTCGCTTTTCGGTCCGGACCGTGTCGTCCCATCGCCGAAGGAGTGAGGTCCCGCGTTCGGCGGTGACTTTGCGCGCCAAACGGAAAAATTTGGGCGGCGCGGCCATTCGGGAACATAAGGCGGCATATTCGGAAATCCGGAGCGGATATTCTTTGTGATAGCCGTCCAAAAATCGCGACATCTCCTGCTCGGGCCATCCGTGGCGCGGAAAGTGATATTGCATCAATTGGGCCAAGTCTCTTACCCGATCATCCCAAGCCATGCGTTCGTAGTCGATCAGCCAAACCTGCTTTTCCCCATCCATGAGGATGTTTTCATGATGAAGACTGCCGTGACACAATACGCTGATCGGTCCGTTCCCCGATCGTCGCCATTCCTCCGCCCGTTTCCACGACTGCCAGGCAAGTTGCAGGCGGTATTTCAAGAAAGAGAGATGCTCCATTCCGTCAACCGGGGTGGCCCAAGCGGATTGTACGCCGCTGAGCCAACGCCACTGCGCCATCAGGTATTTCGGCCATATATCGCGTTCCTGTCGCCGAGAAGGGCACCGGGAATGGCGGTACCGCTTGAAACAGGCATGATATTGCGCCAACGCACGGGCGGCCGGTCTCAGCCAATCGTGACGTTTGGGCGACACCTCTTCTACATGTTCCAGCCATTCTTCCAGATAATAGGGATGATTCCTGTATGCCACCAACCATTGATCATCCTTCGTCGCGATCGGGGCGGGAAGACGGGTGAACCCCCTTTTCTTTACATGCTCCACTACACTGGCGATAAAGCCGAGGTCTTTCATCTTGCGGGCATTTTTAAACGCATACACACCCTGATCGGTTTCCACCCGATAGGCTGCACGTACCTTCTCTAACCGGGTAACACGAAAGGGATAATGCGTCTCGACCAACATCCGCACTTGCGACGGCTCAATCGTCACATCTGCGTGTAACACAGGGCACCCTCCTCAACGACCGGACTTTTTTACTTATGTGTATGTTCCGGGAGGAGATGGGTTCGTTGCCCTGTAATCGTGAAGACAAAAAAAGGGGAACCCCACGGTTCCCCGTCATACATTTACGATCCCGTTTCGATCCACGATGTGGCGGACCAACTTCGGCGCCGTCACCGGTTGCCCGGATATTTCGTATGCCGCCAACACCTGCGCCTTCACTTCCTCGATGCGTGACAAGTCATTGGCATGAAGAGTGGCCAGCGGTGTTCCCTTTTGTACCGCATCTCCGATTTTCTTGCGGAGAACGATGCCCACCGCGTGGTCGATCCGGTCCTCCTTGGTGGTGCGCCCCGCCCCCAGCTTCATCGCCGCCAAGCCGATCTCTTCCGCCTGCAGAACGGATACCGTGCCGTCAGTCGGAGACAATACCTCAATCCGGTATTGTGCTTGCGGGAGGCGTTCCGGATGGTCCACAACGGACGCATCTCCTTGTTGAGTCCGAATAAACGAGCGAAACTTCTCCAATGCGGAGCCGTCTGCCAACTTGGATTCCAATAAGGAACGCGCTTCCGCATACGTGGACACCACCCCGGCCAGTAACACCATCTGTGCTCCCAGCGTCAAACTCAGCTCGGTGAGATCCGCCGGCCCTTCACCGCGCAGGGTGTCGATCGCCTCCTTGACTTCCAACGCATTGCCGACAGCAAACCCGAGCGGCTGGTTCATGTCGCTGATAACAGCCACCGTTTCCCGACCCACTTGGGTACCGATGGCCACCATCGCCTCCGCGAGTCGAATGGCATCCTCTTCTTTTTTCATGAAGGCGCCGTGGCCCGTTTTCACATCCAACACAATCGCATCGGCGCCTCCCGCAATTTTTTTGCTCATGATGGAGCTGGCGATCAAGGGGATGGAATCCACCGTCGCCGTTACATCGCGCAGCGCGTACAGCTGTTTGTCCGCCGGGGTCAGATCGGCTGTCTGACCGGTCACGGCGATACCAATCTCATTCACCTGGCGAACAAACGCCTCCCTCGTCAGCGAGGTGGAAAAACCCGCAATGGATTCCAGCTTGTCGATTGTGCCACCGGTATGACCCAAACCGCGCCCGGACAATTTGGCTACGGGAA from Polycladomyces zharkentensis carries:
- a CDS encoding D-alanyl-D-alanine carboxypeptidase family protein, producing MRSRIVMSVLMVTLLFTGMMPRAFAEERDLAPNARSAILMDADTGTILYEKNGREKLPPASITKIMTMLLVMEALDQGRIKYDDTVRVSEHAAQMGGSQIYLEPGERMTVRDMLKAVAVASANDASVALAEHISGTEEAFVNEMNRRAQALGMRDTQFRNVNGLPEEGHFTSAHDIAIMSRELLKHPEITNFTRIYEDYLRQGTSKPFWLVNTNRLVKFYPGVDGLKTGYTSEAKFCLSASAKKGTFRVIAVVMGEPDTKSRNRDVSRMLDFAYSQYTNRLIYRKGDPIAERRVEKGDPGKIRVEAPYPLSILMRKGDKPEQYQRRVVWDDLKAPVAKGQKIGEIQIVKDGRIVSKMALNSPLAIPRAGLWATWKRVSKSVLWIPEKASSPSTS
- a CDS encoding phosphotransferase; the protein is MLHADVTIEPSQVRMLVETHYPFRVTRLEKVRAAYRVETDQGVYAFKNARKMKDLGFIASVVEHVKKRGFTRLPAPIATKDDQWLVAYRNHPYYLEEWLEHVEEVSPKRHDWLRPAARALAQYHACFKRYRHSRCPSRRQERDIWPKYLMAQWRWLSGVQSAWATPVDGMEHLSFLKYRLQLAWQSWKRAEEWRRSGNGPISVLCHGSLHHENILMDGEKQVWLIDYERMAWDDRVRDLAQLMQYHFPRHGWPEQEMSRFLDGYHKEYPLRISEYAALCSRMAAPPKFFRLARKVTAERGTSLLRRWDDTVRTEKRKDPYLTYLYHRG
- a CDS encoding pyrimidine-nucleoside phosphorylase, with product MRTVDLIRKKRDGQALTTEEIEFLIRGYAKGEIPDYQVSAWAMAVYFNGMTDRETADLTMAMVRSGEQVDLSSIRGKKVDKHSTGGVGDKTTLVVGPLVAAAGVPVAKLSGRGLGHTGGTIDKLESIAGFSTSLTREAFVRQVNEIGIAVTGQTADLTPADKQLYALRDVTATVDSIPLIASSIMSKKIAGGADAIVLDVKTGHGAFMKKEEDAIRLAEAMVAIGTQVGRETVAVISDMNQPLGFAVGNALEVKEAIDTLRGEGPADLTELSLTLGAQMVLLAGVVSTYAEARSLLESKLADGSALEKFRSFIRTQQGDASVVDHPERLPQAQYRIEVLSPTDGTVSVLQAEEIGLAAMKLGAGRTTKEDRIDHAVGIVLRKKIGDAVQKGTPLATLHANDLSRIEEVKAQVLAAYEISGQPVTAPKLVRHIVDRNGIVNV